A region of Rhodamnia argentea isolate NSW1041297 chromosome 9, ASM2092103v1, whole genome shotgun sequence DNA encodes the following proteins:
- the LOC115729286 gene encoding origin of replication complex subunit 5 isoform X1 — MLGWFLQKRKMGKDEVPLITRRTTRSSSATAISTKNNVVESTTSTNICSPSPIDLLYGGEPIDLDVLLSNFPGRHPQIRELLQILGPLNAPMLPVFVYGGPSTGKTGILLQLFRHLNRPFVYSSCRTCYSPRILFESVLNQLSYHQKNSTNGYSSVKRCEKPSDFVNFLREALVGIVKSLKENRRKSKSSKKLERSIDGNMVYLIFDKLELVKDWDKSSTILPLLFNLDSMLNIPEVGLIFISSTPPDTFYSSMGYIEPIPLYFPTYNEDDLRQILVRNQANPKLYSSFLDVVLRPFCRITRRLDELSAVFSPLFIEYCKPLNDLAIVPNEDLKRKLFSNLQPHISLFLNETFRVLSQSSLGAERTKDGEPRGSKSKVGTCEDSDELDFHMSTSAKYLLISAFLASRNPATLDASFFDSRGGSADGRKRRRKPSEMAKGQKEAEEQELLSKGPGSFPLERLLAIFQCITSVAEDSLGEEVQEEDSLEVEGQNNPLMSDVLLQLSTLCNANFIVKGGTCPLEGSTRYRSVVSEDLALKVAKSVKFPLAKYVYRR, encoded by the exons ATGCTCGGTTGGTTTCTCCAGAAAA GAAAAATGGGTAAAGATGAAGTGCCATTAATTACTCGGAGAACCACCAGGTCATCTTCTGCCACAGCAATTTCAACCAAGAATAATGTTGTTGAAAGTACAACATCAACCAACATATGCTCTCCATCACCCATTGATCTTTTATATGGAGGAGAACCCATTGATTTGGATGTCCTGTTGTCTAACTTTCCAGGTAGACATCCTCAAATACGTGAGCTTTTGCAGATTTTGGGTCCTTTGAATGCTCCCATGCTTCCTGTCTTTGTTTATGGTGGTCCTTCAACTGGAAAAACCGGTATACTGCTGCAGTTATTTAGACATCTTAATCGGCCCTTTGTCTATTCGAGCTGCCGCACATGTTACAGTCCTAGAATACTGTTTGAATCTGTTCTGAATCAGCTGTCATATCATCAAAAGAATTCAACAAATGGATATTCAAGTGTAAAGCGATGCGAAAAGCCATctgattttgtgaattttcttcgTGAAGCCTTGGTTGGTATTGTGAAGAGTCTTAAGGAGAACAGGAGAAAATCAAAGTCTAGCAAGAAGCTAGAGCGATCGATTGACGGAAACATGGTCTACTTGATATTTGACAAACTAGAGCTTGTTAAGGATTGGGATAAAAGTTCTACCATATTGCCATTGTTATTCAATCTTGATAGCATGCTAAACATTCCTGAGGTTGGGTTAATCTTTATCAGCAGTACTCCTCCCGATACATTCTACTCAAGTATGGGTTACATAGAGCCTATCCCTCTTTATTTTCCTACCTATAATGAAGACGACCTTCGCCAAATTCTTGTGAGAAACCAAGCAAATCCGAAGCTCTATTCCTCCTTCCTTGA TGTGGTACTGAGGCCTTTCTGCAGAATCACTAGAAGGTTGGATGAATTATCAGCCGTCTTTTCGCCATTATTCATCGAATATTGCAAACCTCTAAATGACCTGGCAATTGTTCCCAATGAGGATCTGAAGAGAAAGTTATTTAGTAATCTTCAGCCTCATATATCTCTTTTTCTGAATGAGACATTTAGAGTTCTAAGTCAGTCTTCCTTGGGAGCTGAAAGAACTAAGGACGGAGAACCAAGAGGCAGCAAGAGCAAAGTAGGAACCTGTGAAGACTCTGATGAGTTGGATTTTCACATGTCTACCTCAGCAAAGTACCTTCTTATCTCAGCCTTCCTTGCTTCGAGAAACCCAGCAACTCTTGATGCATCATTTTTTGACTCCCGTGGTGGTTCCGCCGATGGCCGAAAACGTCGACGGAA GCCTTCTGAAATGGCGAAGGGGCAAAAGGAAGCTGAAGAACAGGAACTACTCTCTAAAGGACCTGGAAGTTTCCCATTAGAGAGGCTATTAGCTATATTTCAGTGTATTACATCTGTGGCCGAAGATTCCCTTGGCGAAGAGGTGCAGGAGGAGGATTCTTTGGAAGTTGAAGGCCAAAACAACCCGCTCATGTCTGATGTTCTCTTGCAACTATCTACTCTCTGCAATGCTAATTTCATCGTGAAAGGAGGAACCTGTCCTCTTGAGGGCTCCACAAGGTATCGATCTGTGGTATCAGAGGATCTTGCTCTCAAG GTGGCAAAAAGCGTGAAGTTCCCTCTGGCAAAGTACGTGTATAGAAGATGA
- the LOC115729286 gene encoding origin of replication complex subunit 5 isoform X4, whose amino-acid sequence MRISCWLVLLIFLLSEILKDKTGILLQLFRHLNRPFVYSSCRTCYSPRILFESVLNQLSYHQKNSTNGYSSVKRCEKPSDFVNFLREALVGIVKSLKENRRKSKSSKKLERSIDGNMVYLIFDKLELVKDWDKSSTILPLLFNLDSMLNIPEVGLIFISSTPPDTFYSSMGYIEPIPLYFPTYNEDDLRQILVRNQANPKLYSSFLDVVLRPFCRITRRLDELSAVFSPLFIEYCKPLNDLAIVPNEDLKRKLFSNLQPHISLFLNETFRVLSQSSLGAERTKDGEPRGSKSKVGTCEDSDELDFHMSTSAKYLLISAFLASRNPATLDASFFDSRGGSADGRKRRRKPSEMAKGQKEAEEQELLSKGPGSFPLERLLAIFQCITSVAEDSLGEEVQEEDSLEVEGQNNPLMSDVLLQLSTLCNANFIVKGGTCPLEGSTRYRSVVSEDLALKVAKSVKFPLAKYVYRR is encoded by the exons ATGCGTATTTCTTGTTGGTTAGTCTTGTTAATCTTTTTGCTTTCAGAGATATTAAAAGAT AAAACCGGTATACTGCTGCAGTTATTTAGACATCTTAATCGGCCCTTTGTCTATTCGAGCTGCCGCACATGTTACAGTCCTAGAATACTGTTTGAATCTGTTCTGAATCAGCTGTCATATCATCAAAAGAATTCAACAAATGGATATTCAAGTGTAAAGCGATGCGAAAAGCCATctgattttgtgaattttcttcgTGAAGCCTTGGTTGGTATTGTGAAGAGTCTTAAGGAGAACAGGAGAAAATCAAAGTCTAGCAAGAAGCTAGAGCGATCGATTGACGGAAACATGGTCTACTTGATATTTGACAAACTAGAGCTTGTTAAGGATTGGGATAAAAGTTCTACCATATTGCCATTGTTATTCAATCTTGATAGCATGCTAAACATTCCTGAGGTTGGGTTAATCTTTATCAGCAGTACTCCTCCCGATACATTCTACTCAAGTATGGGTTACATAGAGCCTATCCCTCTTTATTTTCCTACCTATAATGAAGACGACCTTCGCCAAATTCTTGTGAGAAACCAAGCAAATCCGAAGCTCTATTCCTCCTTCCTTGA TGTGGTACTGAGGCCTTTCTGCAGAATCACTAGAAGGTTGGATGAATTATCAGCCGTCTTTTCGCCATTATTCATCGAATATTGCAAACCTCTAAATGACCTGGCAATTGTTCCCAATGAGGATCTGAAGAGAAAGTTATTTAGTAATCTTCAGCCTCATATATCTCTTTTTCTGAATGAGACATTTAGAGTTCTAAGTCAGTCTTCCTTGGGAGCTGAAAGAACTAAGGACGGAGAACCAAGAGGCAGCAAGAGCAAAGTAGGAACCTGTGAAGACTCTGATGAGTTGGATTTTCACATGTCTACCTCAGCAAAGTACCTTCTTATCTCAGCCTTCCTTGCTTCGAGAAACCCAGCAACTCTTGATGCATCATTTTTTGACTCCCGTGGTGGTTCCGCCGATGGCCGAAAACGTCGACGGAA GCCTTCTGAAATGGCGAAGGGGCAAAAGGAAGCTGAAGAACAGGAACTACTCTCTAAAGGACCTGGAAGTTTCCCATTAGAGAGGCTATTAGCTATATTTCAGTGTATTACATCTGTGGCCGAAGATTCCCTTGGCGAAGAGGTGCAGGAGGAGGATTCTTTGGAAGTTGAAGGCCAAAACAACCCGCTCATGTCTGATGTTCTCTTGCAACTATCTACTCTCTGCAATGCTAATTTCATCGTGAAAGGAGGAACCTGTCCTCTTGAGGGCTCCACAAGGTATCGATCTGTGGTATCAGAGGATCTTGCTCTCAAG GTGGCAAAAAGCGTGAAGTTCCCTCTGGCAAAGTACGTGTATAGAAGATGA
- the LOC115729286 gene encoding origin of replication complex subunit 5 isoform X2 has translation MGKDEVPLITRRTTRSSSATAISTKNNVVESTTSTNICSPSPIDLLYGGEPIDLDVLLSNFPGRHPQIRELLQILGPLNAPMLPVFVYGGPSTGKTGILLQLFRHLNRPFVYSSCRTCYSPRILFESVLNQLSYHQKNSTNGYSSVKRCEKPSDFVNFLREALVGIVKSLKENRRKSKSSKKLERSIDGNMVYLIFDKLELVKDWDKSSTILPLLFNLDSMLNIPEVGLIFISSTPPDTFYSSMGYIEPIPLYFPTYNEDDLRQILVRNQANPKLYSSFLDVVLRPFCRITRRLDELSAVFSPLFIEYCKPLNDLAIVPNEDLKRKLFSNLQPHISLFLNETFRVLSQSSLGAERTKDGEPRGSKSKVGTCEDSDELDFHMSTSAKYLLISAFLASRNPATLDASFFDSRGGSADGRKRRRKPSEMAKGQKEAEEQELLSKGPGSFPLERLLAIFQCITSVAEDSLGEEVQEEDSLEVEGQNNPLMSDVLLQLSTLCNANFIVKGGTCPLEGSTRYRSVVSEDLALKVAKSVKFPLAKYVYRR, from the exons ATGGGTAAAGATGAAGTGCCATTAATTACTCGGAGAACCACCAGGTCATCTTCTGCCACAGCAATTTCAACCAAGAATAATGTTGTTGAAAGTACAACATCAACCAACATATGCTCTCCATCACCCATTGATCTTTTATATGGAGGAGAACCCATTGATTTGGATGTCCTGTTGTCTAACTTTCCAGGTAGACATCCTCAAATACGTGAGCTTTTGCAGATTTTGGGTCCTTTGAATGCTCCCATGCTTCCTGTCTTTGTTTATGGTGGTCCTTCAACTGGAAAAACCGGTATACTGCTGCAGTTATTTAGACATCTTAATCGGCCCTTTGTCTATTCGAGCTGCCGCACATGTTACAGTCCTAGAATACTGTTTGAATCTGTTCTGAATCAGCTGTCATATCATCAAAAGAATTCAACAAATGGATATTCAAGTGTAAAGCGATGCGAAAAGCCATctgattttgtgaattttcttcgTGAAGCCTTGGTTGGTATTGTGAAGAGTCTTAAGGAGAACAGGAGAAAATCAAAGTCTAGCAAGAAGCTAGAGCGATCGATTGACGGAAACATGGTCTACTTGATATTTGACAAACTAGAGCTTGTTAAGGATTGGGATAAAAGTTCTACCATATTGCCATTGTTATTCAATCTTGATAGCATGCTAAACATTCCTGAGGTTGGGTTAATCTTTATCAGCAGTACTCCTCCCGATACATTCTACTCAAGTATGGGTTACATAGAGCCTATCCCTCTTTATTTTCCTACCTATAATGAAGACGACCTTCGCCAAATTCTTGTGAGAAACCAAGCAAATCCGAAGCTCTATTCCTCCTTCCTTGA TGTGGTACTGAGGCCTTTCTGCAGAATCACTAGAAGGTTGGATGAATTATCAGCCGTCTTTTCGCCATTATTCATCGAATATTGCAAACCTCTAAATGACCTGGCAATTGTTCCCAATGAGGATCTGAAGAGAAAGTTATTTAGTAATCTTCAGCCTCATATATCTCTTTTTCTGAATGAGACATTTAGAGTTCTAAGTCAGTCTTCCTTGGGAGCTGAAAGAACTAAGGACGGAGAACCAAGAGGCAGCAAGAGCAAAGTAGGAACCTGTGAAGACTCTGATGAGTTGGATTTTCACATGTCTACCTCAGCAAAGTACCTTCTTATCTCAGCCTTCCTTGCTTCGAGAAACCCAGCAACTCTTGATGCATCATTTTTTGACTCCCGTGGTGGTTCCGCCGATGGCCGAAAACGTCGACGGAA GCCTTCTGAAATGGCGAAGGGGCAAAAGGAAGCTGAAGAACAGGAACTACTCTCTAAAGGACCTGGAAGTTTCCCATTAGAGAGGCTATTAGCTATATTTCAGTGTATTACATCTGTGGCCGAAGATTCCCTTGGCGAAGAGGTGCAGGAGGAGGATTCTTTGGAAGTTGAAGGCCAAAACAACCCGCTCATGTCTGATGTTCTCTTGCAACTATCTACTCTCTGCAATGCTAATTTCATCGTGAAAGGAGGAACCTGTCCTCTTGAGGGCTCCACAAGGTATCGATCTGTGGTATCAGAGGATCTTGCTCTCAAG GTGGCAAAAAGCGTGAAGTTCCCTCTGGCAAAGTACGTGTATAGAAGATGA
- the LOC115729286 gene encoding origin of replication complex subunit 5 isoform X3, protein MLGWFLQKRKMGKDEVPLITRRTTRSSSATAISTKNNVVESTTSTNICSPSPIDLLYGGEPIDLDVLLSNFPGRHPQIRELLQILGPLNAPMLPVFVYGGPSTGKTGILLQLFRHLNRPFVYSSCRTCYSPRILFESVLNQLSYHQKNSTNGYSSVKRCEKPSDFVNFLREALVGIVKSLKENRRKSKSSKKLERSIDGNMVYLIFDKLELVKDWDKSSTILPLLFNLDSMLNIPEVGLIFISSTPPDTFYSSMGYIEPIPLYFPTYNEDDLRQILVRNQANPKLYSSFLDVVLRPFCRITRRLDELSAVFSPLFIEYCKPLNDLAIVPNEDLKRKLFSNLQPHISLFLNETFRVLSQSSLGAERTKDGEPRGSKSKVGTCEDSDELDFHMSTSAKYLLISAFLASRNPATLDASFFDSRGGSADGRKRRRKPSEMAKGQKEAEEQELLSKGPGSFPLERLLAIFQCITSVAEDSLGEEVQEEDSLEVEGQNNPLMSDVLLQLSTLCNANFIVKGGTCPLEGSTRYRSVVSEDLALKWQ, encoded by the exons ATGCTCGGTTGGTTTCTCCAGAAAA GAAAAATGGGTAAAGATGAAGTGCCATTAATTACTCGGAGAACCACCAGGTCATCTTCTGCCACAGCAATTTCAACCAAGAATAATGTTGTTGAAAGTACAACATCAACCAACATATGCTCTCCATCACCCATTGATCTTTTATATGGAGGAGAACCCATTGATTTGGATGTCCTGTTGTCTAACTTTCCAGGTAGACATCCTCAAATACGTGAGCTTTTGCAGATTTTGGGTCCTTTGAATGCTCCCATGCTTCCTGTCTTTGTTTATGGTGGTCCTTCAACTGGAAAAACCGGTATACTGCTGCAGTTATTTAGACATCTTAATCGGCCCTTTGTCTATTCGAGCTGCCGCACATGTTACAGTCCTAGAATACTGTTTGAATCTGTTCTGAATCAGCTGTCATATCATCAAAAGAATTCAACAAATGGATATTCAAGTGTAAAGCGATGCGAAAAGCCATctgattttgtgaattttcttcgTGAAGCCTTGGTTGGTATTGTGAAGAGTCTTAAGGAGAACAGGAGAAAATCAAAGTCTAGCAAGAAGCTAGAGCGATCGATTGACGGAAACATGGTCTACTTGATATTTGACAAACTAGAGCTTGTTAAGGATTGGGATAAAAGTTCTACCATATTGCCATTGTTATTCAATCTTGATAGCATGCTAAACATTCCTGAGGTTGGGTTAATCTTTATCAGCAGTACTCCTCCCGATACATTCTACTCAAGTATGGGTTACATAGAGCCTATCCCTCTTTATTTTCCTACCTATAATGAAGACGACCTTCGCCAAATTCTTGTGAGAAACCAAGCAAATCCGAAGCTCTATTCCTCCTTCCTTGA TGTGGTACTGAGGCCTTTCTGCAGAATCACTAGAAGGTTGGATGAATTATCAGCCGTCTTTTCGCCATTATTCATCGAATATTGCAAACCTCTAAATGACCTGGCAATTGTTCCCAATGAGGATCTGAAGAGAAAGTTATTTAGTAATCTTCAGCCTCATATATCTCTTTTTCTGAATGAGACATTTAGAGTTCTAAGTCAGTCTTCCTTGGGAGCTGAAAGAACTAAGGACGGAGAACCAAGAGGCAGCAAGAGCAAAGTAGGAACCTGTGAAGACTCTGATGAGTTGGATTTTCACATGTCTACCTCAGCAAAGTACCTTCTTATCTCAGCCTTCCTTGCTTCGAGAAACCCAGCAACTCTTGATGCATCATTTTTTGACTCCCGTGGTGGTTCCGCCGATGGCCGAAAACGTCGACGGAA GCCTTCTGAAATGGCGAAGGGGCAAAAGGAAGCTGAAGAACAGGAACTACTCTCTAAAGGACCTGGAAGTTTCCCATTAGAGAGGCTATTAGCTATATTTCAGTGTATTACATCTGTGGCCGAAGATTCCCTTGGCGAAGAGGTGCAGGAGGAGGATTCTTTGGAAGTTGAAGGCCAAAACAACCCGCTCATGTCTGATGTTCTCTTGCAACTATCTACTCTCTGCAATGCTAATTTCATCGTGAAAGGAGGAACCTGTCCTCTTGAGGGCTCCACAAGGTATCGATCTGTGGTATCAGAGGATCTTGCTCTCAAG TGGCAATAG